TGAAATgttacctttttttttctttaatccaTTAATGCCAATTTGTCAATACATTCCTCATAGTCTGTTTTGCTAGCCACATCATTCATTCTTTtacttatataattttttaatgtcTATGATTGCGTTTCTGCTGTGTTTGTATAATTAGTTAGTGAAAAATGTCAACTTCTAGTACTTCCAGAGCCTAAGGTTCAGAGGAGAAGTTTAGTCACATGGTCTGATTTGGGCTAGCATTATAGGATTTATGTGGATAAGAGCTCGAAgaaatttcaattcaaattttCGTGATAAACTCATGTTTTAATATAGTATTTTTGATGTGTTGTTCGTCACTCGTGAAGTTTAATTTTGTAAATGTAAGGTTTGAGTAAATATTATGGTTGAAAGTATTAATGACTGTAGTGTTTGTAGATGTAATCTCTTAAAGGGAGATTTCGTTGAATTTTGTTCTTAACAAGTTTATTTGTCTTTTAATGTATATAGCTATACTTTTGCAAGTCTATTTCACATAATTTGTAAAATATGATTATTTTACAATTCAGATTTGTGACACAAGTTTATGGCCCTTCCAGAAATTCTAGCTTAAAGCAATTTTATTACCTTGATCAGCCTTTCTCTGCTTCTCTTTTGCCCTCCATGGCTGTAAGTATTGAATGCTCGTCTCCTTGTCTTTCTTTCATAGCATTCTCTTACTCTTTTAATTGCTTTAATTGTTCTTGCATAAAAGatggaaaaaaagaagaaagggggtgggggggggggggagggggggtgaAGGTGGTTTGGAGTTTATTTTCTTGCGCTGGGTTCTTGATTCCTGTTCTATTCTGCTTTCTGAATAAGAGAAAAGATTTTTGTATGATCTTGCTGGTTGATAGCTTTACATTGAATATTGCAGACCATACCAGTTAATCCTAAGCCTTTCTTGAACAACTTGACTGGGAAGACTGTTATCGTAAAACTCAAGTGGGGAATGGAATACAAAGGCAAGTCTACcttatctttttcttctttttcttagtAATTTCAAACTTATTGTTCATTATTTCAACTGgttgccctttcaggttttcttgCTTCAGTGGATTCATACATGAATCTACAGGTCCTGCCTCAATTTACTTgtatcaattaattttttaatcttaGTTTCCTACTTTCTTACCATTATCCCATGTAACTTAAGTGAAATACAATCTTTCACAATCTGTTGGAGTTTCTTTATGTGTAATTTCGACTATTTCTCCTCTTTGGTATACATTGTTTGTAACCTTTTACAATTATTGAATTCTGATATGCAGCTGGGTAACACTGAAGAATATATTGACGGTCAATTCACTGGAAATCTTGGAGAGATTCTGATCAGGTACCTTATAACTAAATGCCTCCTGGTATGAACATTTCGTACAGGGCATGGGTGTTAAACCTCAAATTTCTTTTAGTTGAAGTCAGTGGTAGAATCAGAAATTGACATTAGGGAGGCCAAGATCTAATAATTTGTTACTCTCCTGAAAATTGAATAGTCACTATCTGTTAGAGTTAAAATAGTAGCTTTTAAATTTTC
The Hevea brasiliensis isolate MT/VB/25A 57/8 chromosome 18, ASM3005281v1, whole genome shotgun sequence genome window above contains:
- the LOC110659231 gene encoding probable small nuclear ribonucleoprotein F, producing the protein MATIPVNPKPFLNNLTGKTVIVKLKWGMEYKGFLASVDSYMNLQLGNTEEYIDGQFTGNLGEILIRCNNVLYLRGVPEDEDIEDADHD